In Puntigrus tetrazona isolate hp1 chromosome 7, ASM1883169v1, whole genome shotgun sequence, the following are encoded in one genomic region:
- the celf1 gene encoding CUGBP Elav-like family member 1 isoform X2, which yields MDSIDAEALYLTTAQHGQPQCELSLPAVEVPALGGTKKMNGSLDHPDQPDIDAIKMFVGQIPRTWSEDQLRELFEPYGAVYEINVLRDRSQNPPQSKGCCFVTYYTRKSALEAQNALHNMKILPGMHHPIQMKPADSEKNNAVEDRKLFVGMISKKCNENDIRLMFSPYGQIEECRILRGPDGLSRGCAFVTFTARQMAQSAIKSMHQSQTMEGCSSPIVVKFADTQKDKEQKRIAQQLQQQMQQLNAASMWGNLTGLNSLGPQYLALLQQSASSGNALNNLHPMSGLNAMQNLAALAAAASATQATPTGSSALTTSSSPLSVLTSSGTPSGQPAQSAWDAYKAGSSPTSSTSSSVNPMASLGALQSLAAGAGAGLNMSSLASMAALNGGLGSGGLSNGSGSAMEALTQAAYSGIQQYAAAALPSLYSQSLLSQQNVSAAGSQKEASPNQSAGPEGANLFIYHLPQEFGDQDLLQMFMPFGNVISAKVFIDKQTNLSKCFGFVSYDNPVSSQAAIQSMNGFQIGMKRLKVQLKRSKNDSKPY from the exons ATGGATAGCATCGACGCTGAAGCCCTCTACCTGACCACAGCGCAGCACGGGCAACCTCAATGCGAGCTTTCCCTACCTGCTGTGGAAGTACCTGCCCTTGGCGG aacCAAGAAGATGAATGGGTCTCTGGACCACCCAGACCAGCCCGACATTGATGCTATAAAGATGTTTGTGGGTCAGATCCCCCGGACGTGGTCAGAGGATCAGCTGCGTGAGCTGTTTGAGCCCTATGGTGCAGTTTATGAAATCAATGTTCTTCGGGACAGGAGTCAGAACCCCCCACAGAGTAAAG GTTGTTGTTTTGTCACATATTACACCCGTAAATCTGCATTAGAAGCACAAAATGCCCTTCACAACATGAAGATTCTTCCAGGG aTGCATCATCCCATACAGATGAAGCCTGCAGATAGTGAGAAAAACAATG CGGTAGAAGACAGAAAGCTGTTTGTTGGAATGATTTCAAAGAAGTGCAATGAGAATGACATAAGGCTCATGTTTTCTCCATACGGCCAAATTGAGGAGTGCCGCATTCTGAGAGGTCCTGACGGACTGAGCCGTG GCTGTGCCTTCGTCACTTTCACAGCGAGACAGATGGCTCAGTCTGCCATCAAATCCATGCATCAGTCACAGACCATGGAG GGCTGTTCTTCTCCCATTGTGGTAAAGTTTGCAGACACGCAGAAGGATAAAGAACAGAAACGTATCGCCCAACAGCTGCAGCAACAGATGCAACAGCTCAATGCTGCCTCCATGTGGGGGAATCTTACAGGACTGAACTCACTAGGGCCACAGTATCTTGCA CTTCTACAACAGTCTGCGTCCTCTGGAAATGCGCTCAACAATCTCCATCCAATGTCAG GTCTGAATGCCATGCAGAATCTGGCTGCATTGGCGGCGGCAGCAAGTGCTACACAGGCCACCCCCACAGGTAGCAGTGCTCTGACCACCTCCAGCTCCCCTCTCAGCGTCCTCACCAGCTCAGGTACGCCCTCCGGACAGCCCGCTCAATCTGCCTGGGACGCCTACAAGG CGGGTTCCTCTCCCACCTCCAGTACTAGTTCTTCTGTGAACCCCATGGCGTCTTTAGGTGCTCTTCAGTCTCTTGCTGCGGGCGCTGGAGCAGGTCTCAACATGAGCTCCCTAGCAa GCATGGCTGCTCTGAACGGTGGTCTGGGCAGCGGAGGTCTCTCAAATGGTTCGGGCAGTGCTATGGAGGCTCTGACTCAGGCAGCCTATTCTGGGATCCAGCAATATGCCGCTGCCGCTCTGCCCAGCCTCTACAGTCAGAGTTTACTGTCCCAGCAGAACGTTAGTGCGGCTGGAAGCCAGAAGGAAG CAAGTCCCAATCAGAGCGCGG GCCCCGAAGGAGCAAACTTGTTCATCTACCATCTGCCACAAGAATTTGGTGATCAAGATTTGCTGCAGATGTTTATGCCTTTCGGCAATGTTATCTCTGCCAAGGTCTTTATTGACAAACAGACCAACCTTAGCAAGTGTTTTG GCTTTGTTAGTTACGACAATCCAGTTTCATCCCAGGCGGCCATTCAGTCAATGAACGGTTTTCAGATTGGAATGAAGCGGCTGAAGGTGCAACTTAAACGATCCAAAAATGACAGCAAGCCATACTGA
- the celf1 gene encoding CUGBP Elav-like family member 1 isoform X7 has product MDSIDAEALYLTTAQHGQPQCELSLPAVEVPALGGTKKMNGSLDHPDQPDIDAIKMFVGQIPRTWSEDQLRELFEPYGAVYEINVLRDRSQNPPQSKGCCFVTYYTRKSALEAQNALHNMKILPGMHHPIQMKPADSEKNNAVEDRKLFVGMISKKCNENDIRLMFSPYGQIEECRILRGPDGLSRGCAFVTFTARQMAQSAIKSMHQSQTMEGCSSPIVVKFADTQKDKEQKRIAQQLQQQMQQLNAASMWGNLTGLNSLGPQYLALYLQLLQQSASSGNALNNLHPMSGLNAMQNLAALAAAASATQATPTGSSALTTSSSPLSVLTSSAGSSPTSSTSSSVNPMASLGALQSLAAGAGAGLNMSSLASMAALNGGLGSGGLSNGSGSAMEALTQAAYSGIQQYAAAALPSLYSQSLLSQQNVSAAGSQKEGPEGANLFIYHLPQEFGDQDLLQMFMPFGNVISAKVFIDKQTNLSKCFGFVSYDNPVSSQAAIQSMNGFQIGMKRLKVQLKRSKNDSKPY; this is encoded by the exons ATGGATAGCATCGACGCTGAAGCCCTCTACCTGACCACAGCGCAGCACGGGCAACCTCAATGCGAGCTTTCCCTACCTGCTGTGGAAGTACCTGCCCTTGGCGG aacCAAGAAGATGAATGGGTCTCTGGACCACCCAGACCAGCCCGACATTGATGCTATAAAGATGTTTGTGGGTCAGATCCCCCGGACGTGGTCAGAGGATCAGCTGCGTGAGCTGTTTGAGCCCTATGGTGCAGTTTATGAAATCAATGTTCTTCGGGACAGGAGTCAGAACCCCCCACAGAGTAAAG GTTGTTGTTTTGTCACATATTACACCCGTAAATCTGCATTAGAAGCACAAAATGCCCTTCACAACATGAAGATTCTTCCAGGG aTGCATCATCCCATACAGATGAAGCCTGCAGATAGTGAGAAAAACAATG CGGTAGAAGACAGAAAGCTGTTTGTTGGAATGATTTCAAAGAAGTGCAATGAGAATGACATAAGGCTCATGTTTTCTCCATACGGCCAAATTGAGGAGTGCCGCATTCTGAGAGGTCCTGACGGACTGAGCCGTG GCTGTGCCTTCGTCACTTTCACAGCGAGACAGATGGCTCAGTCTGCCATCAAATCCATGCATCAGTCACAGACCATGGAG GGCTGTTCTTCTCCCATTGTGGTAAAGTTTGCAGACACGCAGAAGGATAAAGAACAGAAACGTATCGCCCAACAGCTGCAGCAACAGATGCAACAGCTCAATGCTGCCTCCATGTGGGGGAATCTTACAGGACTGAACTCACTAGGGCCACAGTATCTTGCA CTTTATTTGCAGCTTCTACAACAGTCTGCGTCCTCTGGAAATGCGCTCAACAATCTCCATCCAATGTCAG GTCTGAATGCCATGCAGAATCTGGCTGCATTGGCGGCGGCAGCAAGTGCTACACAGGCCACCCCCACAGGTAGCAGTGCTCTGACCACCTCCAGCTCCCCTCTCAGCGTCCTCACCAGCTCAG CGGGTTCCTCTCCCACCTCCAGTACTAGTTCTTCTGTGAACCCCATGGCGTCTTTAGGTGCTCTTCAGTCTCTTGCTGCGGGCGCTGGAGCAGGTCTCAACATGAGCTCCCTAGCAa GCATGGCTGCTCTGAACGGTGGTCTGGGCAGCGGAGGTCTCTCAAATGGTTCGGGCAGTGCTATGGAGGCTCTGACTCAGGCAGCCTATTCTGGGATCCAGCAATATGCCGCTGCCGCTCTGCCCAGCCTCTACAGTCAGAGTTTACTGTCCCAGCAGAACGTTAGTGCGGCTGGAAGCCAGAAGGAAG GCCCCGAAGGAGCAAACTTGTTCATCTACCATCTGCCACAAGAATTTGGTGATCAAGATTTGCTGCAGATGTTTATGCCTTTCGGCAATGTTATCTCTGCCAAGGTCTTTATTGACAAACAGACCAACCTTAGCAAGTGTTTTG GCTTTGTTAGTTACGACAATCCAGTTTCATCCCAGGCGGCCATTCAGTCAATGAACGGTTTTCAGATTGGAATGAAGCGGCTGAAGGTGCAACTTAAACGATCCAAAAATGACAGCAAGCCATACTGA
- the celf1 gene encoding CUGBP Elav-like family member 1 isoform X8 has translation MDSIDAEALYLTTAQHGQPQCELSLPAVEVPALGGTKKMNGSLDHPDQPDIDAIKMFVGQIPRTWSEDQLRELFEPYGAVYEINVLRDRSQNPPQSKGCCFVTYYTRKSALEAQNALHNMKILPGMHHPIQMKPADSEKNNAVEDRKLFVGMISKKCNENDIRLMFSPYGQIEECRILRGPDGLSRGCAFVTFTARQMAQSAIKSMHQSQTMEGCSSPIVVKFADTQKDKEQKRIAQQLQQQMQQLNAASMWGNLTGLNSLGPQYLALLQQSASSGNALNNLHPMSGLNAMQNLAALAAAASATQATPTGSSALTTSSSPLSVLTSSAGSSPTSSTSSSVNPMASLGALQSLAAGAGAGLNMSSLASMAALNGGLGSGGLSNGSGSAMEALTQAAYSGIQQYAAAALPSLYSQSLLSQQNVSAAGSQKEGPEGANLFIYHLPQEFGDQDLLQMFMPFGNVISAKVFIDKQTNLSKCFGFVSYDNPVSSQAAIQSMNGFQIGMKRLKVQLKRSKNDSKPY, from the exons ATGGATAGCATCGACGCTGAAGCCCTCTACCTGACCACAGCGCAGCACGGGCAACCTCAATGCGAGCTTTCCCTACCTGCTGTGGAAGTACCTGCCCTTGGCGG aacCAAGAAGATGAATGGGTCTCTGGACCACCCAGACCAGCCCGACATTGATGCTATAAAGATGTTTGTGGGTCAGATCCCCCGGACGTGGTCAGAGGATCAGCTGCGTGAGCTGTTTGAGCCCTATGGTGCAGTTTATGAAATCAATGTTCTTCGGGACAGGAGTCAGAACCCCCCACAGAGTAAAG GTTGTTGTTTTGTCACATATTACACCCGTAAATCTGCATTAGAAGCACAAAATGCCCTTCACAACATGAAGATTCTTCCAGGG aTGCATCATCCCATACAGATGAAGCCTGCAGATAGTGAGAAAAACAATG CGGTAGAAGACAGAAAGCTGTTTGTTGGAATGATTTCAAAGAAGTGCAATGAGAATGACATAAGGCTCATGTTTTCTCCATACGGCCAAATTGAGGAGTGCCGCATTCTGAGAGGTCCTGACGGACTGAGCCGTG GCTGTGCCTTCGTCACTTTCACAGCGAGACAGATGGCTCAGTCTGCCATCAAATCCATGCATCAGTCACAGACCATGGAG GGCTGTTCTTCTCCCATTGTGGTAAAGTTTGCAGACACGCAGAAGGATAAAGAACAGAAACGTATCGCCCAACAGCTGCAGCAACAGATGCAACAGCTCAATGCTGCCTCCATGTGGGGGAATCTTACAGGACTGAACTCACTAGGGCCACAGTATCTTGCA CTTCTACAACAGTCTGCGTCCTCTGGAAATGCGCTCAACAATCTCCATCCAATGTCAG GTCTGAATGCCATGCAGAATCTGGCTGCATTGGCGGCGGCAGCAAGTGCTACACAGGCCACCCCCACAGGTAGCAGTGCTCTGACCACCTCCAGCTCCCCTCTCAGCGTCCTCACCAGCTCAG CGGGTTCCTCTCCCACCTCCAGTACTAGTTCTTCTGTGAACCCCATGGCGTCTTTAGGTGCTCTTCAGTCTCTTGCTGCGGGCGCTGGAGCAGGTCTCAACATGAGCTCCCTAGCAa GCATGGCTGCTCTGAACGGTGGTCTGGGCAGCGGAGGTCTCTCAAATGGTTCGGGCAGTGCTATGGAGGCTCTGACTCAGGCAGCCTATTCTGGGATCCAGCAATATGCCGCTGCCGCTCTGCCCAGCCTCTACAGTCAGAGTTTACTGTCCCAGCAGAACGTTAGTGCGGCTGGAAGCCAGAAGGAAG GCCCCGAAGGAGCAAACTTGTTCATCTACCATCTGCCACAAGAATTTGGTGATCAAGATTTGCTGCAGATGTTTATGCCTTTCGGCAATGTTATCTCTGCCAAGGTCTTTATTGACAAACAGACCAACCTTAGCAAGTGTTTTG GCTTTGTTAGTTACGACAATCCAGTTTCATCCCAGGCGGCCATTCAGTCAATGAACGGTTTTCAGATTGGAATGAAGCGGCTGAAGGTGCAACTTAAACGATCCAAAAATGACAGCAAGCCATACTGA
- the celf1 gene encoding CUGBP Elav-like family member 1 isoform X6 — protein sequence MDSIDAEALYLTTAQHGQPQCELSLPAVEVPALGGTKKMNGSLDHPDQPDIDAIKMFVGQIPRTWSEDQLRELFEPYGAVYEINVLRDRSQNPPQSKGCCFVTYYTRKSALEAQNALHNMKILPGMHHPIQMKPADSEKNNAVEDRKLFVGMISKKCNENDIRLMFSPYGQIEECRILRGPDGLSRGCAFVTFTARQMAQSAIKSMHQSQTMEGCSSPIVVKFADTQKDKEQKRIAQQLQQQMQQLNAASMWGNLTGLNSLGPQYLALLQQSASSGNALNNLHPMSGLNAMQNLAALAAAASATQATPTGSSALTTSSSPLSVLTSSAGSSPTSSTSSSVNPMASLGALQSLAAGAGAGLNMSSLASMAALNGGLGSGGLSNGSGSAMEALTQAAYSGIQQYAAAALPSLYSQSLLSQQNVSAAGSQKEASPNQSAGPEGANLFIYHLPQEFGDQDLLQMFMPFGNVISAKVFIDKQTNLSKCFGFVSYDNPVSSQAAIQSMNGFQIGMKRLKVQLKRSKNDSKPY from the exons ATGGATAGCATCGACGCTGAAGCCCTCTACCTGACCACAGCGCAGCACGGGCAACCTCAATGCGAGCTTTCCCTACCTGCTGTGGAAGTACCTGCCCTTGGCGG aacCAAGAAGATGAATGGGTCTCTGGACCACCCAGACCAGCCCGACATTGATGCTATAAAGATGTTTGTGGGTCAGATCCCCCGGACGTGGTCAGAGGATCAGCTGCGTGAGCTGTTTGAGCCCTATGGTGCAGTTTATGAAATCAATGTTCTTCGGGACAGGAGTCAGAACCCCCCACAGAGTAAAG GTTGTTGTTTTGTCACATATTACACCCGTAAATCTGCATTAGAAGCACAAAATGCCCTTCACAACATGAAGATTCTTCCAGGG aTGCATCATCCCATACAGATGAAGCCTGCAGATAGTGAGAAAAACAATG CGGTAGAAGACAGAAAGCTGTTTGTTGGAATGATTTCAAAGAAGTGCAATGAGAATGACATAAGGCTCATGTTTTCTCCATACGGCCAAATTGAGGAGTGCCGCATTCTGAGAGGTCCTGACGGACTGAGCCGTG GCTGTGCCTTCGTCACTTTCACAGCGAGACAGATGGCTCAGTCTGCCATCAAATCCATGCATCAGTCACAGACCATGGAG GGCTGTTCTTCTCCCATTGTGGTAAAGTTTGCAGACACGCAGAAGGATAAAGAACAGAAACGTATCGCCCAACAGCTGCAGCAACAGATGCAACAGCTCAATGCTGCCTCCATGTGGGGGAATCTTACAGGACTGAACTCACTAGGGCCACAGTATCTTGCA CTTCTACAACAGTCTGCGTCCTCTGGAAATGCGCTCAACAATCTCCATCCAATGTCAG GTCTGAATGCCATGCAGAATCTGGCTGCATTGGCGGCGGCAGCAAGTGCTACACAGGCCACCCCCACAGGTAGCAGTGCTCTGACCACCTCCAGCTCCCCTCTCAGCGTCCTCACCAGCTCAG CGGGTTCCTCTCCCACCTCCAGTACTAGTTCTTCTGTGAACCCCATGGCGTCTTTAGGTGCTCTTCAGTCTCTTGCTGCGGGCGCTGGAGCAGGTCTCAACATGAGCTCCCTAGCAa GCATGGCTGCTCTGAACGGTGGTCTGGGCAGCGGAGGTCTCTCAAATGGTTCGGGCAGTGCTATGGAGGCTCTGACTCAGGCAGCCTATTCTGGGATCCAGCAATATGCCGCTGCCGCTCTGCCCAGCCTCTACAGTCAGAGTTTACTGTCCCAGCAGAACGTTAGTGCGGCTGGAAGCCAGAAGGAAG CAAGTCCCAATCAGAGCGCGG GCCCCGAAGGAGCAAACTTGTTCATCTACCATCTGCCACAAGAATTTGGTGATCAAGATTTGCTGCAGATGTTTATGCCTTTCGGCAATGTTATCTCTGCCAAGGTCTTTATTGACAAACAGACCAACCTTAGCAAGTGTTTTG GCTTTGTTAGTTACGACAATCCAGTTTCATCCCAGGCGGCCATTCAGTCAATGAACGGTTTTCAGATTGGAATGAAGCGGCTGAAGGTGCAACTTAAACGATCCAAAAATGACAGCAAGCCATACTGA
- the celf1 gene encoding CUGBP Elav-like family member 1 isoform X3, with translation MDSIDAEALYLTTAQHGQPQCELSLPAVEVPALGGTKKMNGSLDHPDQPDIDAIKMFVGQIPRTWSEDQLRELFEPYGAVYEINVLRDRSQNPPQSKGCCFVTYYTRKSALEAQNALHNMKILPGMHHPIQMKPADSEKNNAVEDRKLFVGMISKKCNENDIRLMFSPYGQIEECRILRGPDGLSRGCAFVTFTARQMAQSAIKSMHQSQTMEGCSSPIVVKFADTQKDKEQKRIAQQLQQQMQQLNAASMWGNLTGLNSLGPQYLALYLQLLQQSASSGNALNNLHPMSGLNAMQNLAALAAAASATQATPTGSSALTTSSSPLSVLTSSGTPSGQPAQSAWDAYKAGSSPTSSTSSSVNPMASLGALQSLAAGAGAGLNMSSLASMAALNGGLGSGGLSNGSGSAMEALTQAAYSGIQQYAAAALPSLYSQSLLSQQNVSAAGSQKEGPEGANLFIYHLPQEFGDQDLLQMFMPFGNVISAKVFIDKQTNLSKCFGFVSYDNPVSSQAAIQSMNGFQIGMKRLKVQLKRSKNDSKPY, from the exons ATGGATAGCATCGACGCTGAAGCCCTCTACCTGACCACAGCGCAGCACGGGCAACCTCAATGCGAGCTTTCCCTACCTGCTGTGGAAGTACCTGCCCTTGGCGG aacCAAGAAGATGAATGGGTCTCTGGACCACCCAGACCAGCCCGACATTGATGCTATAAAGATGTTTGTGGGTCAGATCCCCCGGACGTGGTCAGAGGATCAGCTGCGTGAGCTGTTTGAGCCCTATGGTGCAGTTTATGAAATCAATGTTCTTCGGGACAGGAGTCAGAACCCCCCACAGAGTAAAG GTTGTTGTTTTGTCACATATTACACCCGTAAATCTGCATTAGAAGCACAAAATGCCCTTCACAACATGAAGATTCTTCCAGGG aTGCATCATCCCATACAGATGAAGCCTGCAGATAGTGAGAAAAACAATG CGGTAGAAGACAGAAAGCTGTTTGTTGGAATGATTTCAAAGAAGTGCAATGAGAATGACATAAGGCTCATGTTTTCTCCATACGGCCAAATTGAGGAGTGCCGCATTCTGAGAGGTCCTGACGGACTGAGCCGTG GCTGTGCCTTCGTCACTTTCACAGCGAGACAGATGGCTCAGTCTGCCATCAAATCCATGCATCAGTCACAGACCATGGAG GGCTGTTCTTCTCCCATTGTGGTAAAGTTTGCAGACACGCAGAAGGATAAAGAACAGAAACGTATCGCCCAACAGCTGCAGCAACAGATGCAACAGCTCAATGCTGCCTCCATGTGGGGGAATCTTACAGGACTGAACTCACTAGGGCCACAGTATCTTGCA CTTTATTTGCAGCTTCTACAACAGTCTGCGTCCTCTGGAAATGCGCTCAACAATCTCCATCCAATGTCAG GTCTGAATGCCATGCAGAATCTGGCTGCATTGGCGGCGGCAGCAAGTGCTACACAGGCCACCCCCACAGGTAGCAGTGCTCTGACCACCTCCAGCTCCCCTCTCAGCGTCCTCACCAGCTCAGGTACGCCCTCCGGACAGCCCGCTCAATCTGCCTGGGACGCCTACAAGG CGGGTTCCTCTCCCACCTCCAGTACTAGTTCTTCTGTGAACCCCATGGCGTCTTTAGGTGCTCTTCAGTCTCTTGCTGCGGGCGCTGGAGCAGGTCTCAACATGAGCTCCCTAGCAa GCATGGCTGCTCTGAACGGTGGTCTGGGCAGCGGAGGTCTCTCAAATGGTTCGGGCAGTGCTATGGAGGCTCTGACTCAGGCAGCCTATTCTGGGATCCAGCAATATGCCGCTGCCGCTCTGCCCAGCCTCTACAGTCAGAGTTTACTGTCCCAGCAGAACGTTAGTGCGGCTGGAAGCCAGAAGGAAG GCCCCGAAGGAGCAAACTTGTTCATCTACCATCTGCCACAAGAATTTGGTGATCAAGATTTGCTGCAGATGTTTATGCCTTTCGGCAATGTTATCTCTGCCAAGGTCTTTATTGACAAACAGACCAACCTTAGCAAGTGTTTTG GCTTTGTTAGTTACGACAATCCAGTTTCATCCCAGGCGGCCATTCAGTCAATGAACGGTTTTCAGATTGGAATGAAGCGGCTGAAGGTGCAACTTAAACGATCCAAAAATGACAGCAAGCCATACTGA
- the celf1 gene encoding CUGBP Elav-like family member 1 isoform X5, translating to MDSIDAEALYLTTAQHGQPQCELSLPAVEVPALGGTKKMNGSLDHPDQPDIDAIKMFVGQIPRTWSEDQLRELFEPYGAVYEINVLRDRSQNPPQSKGCCFVTYYTRKSALEAQNALHNMKILPGMHHPIQMKPADSEKNNAVEDRKLFVGMISKKCNENDIRLMFSPYGQIEECRILRGPDGLSRGCAFVTFTARQMAQSAIKSMHQSQTMEGCSSPIVVKFADTQKDKEQKRIAQQLQQQMQQLNAASMWGNLTGLNSLGPQYLALYLQLLQQSASSGNALNNLHPMSGLNAMQNLAALAAAASATQATPTGSSALTTSSSPLSVLTSSAGSSPTSSTSSSVNPMASLGALQSLAAGAGAGLNMSSLASMAALNGGLGSGGLSNGSGSAMEALTQAAYSGIQQYAAAALPSLYSQSLLSQQNVSAAGSQKEASPNQSAGPEGANLFIYHLPQEFGDQDLLQMFMPFGNVISAKVFIDKQTNLSKCFGFVSYDNPVSSQAAIQSMNGFQIGMKRLKVQLKRSKNDSKPY from the exons ATGGATAGCATCGACGCTGAAGCCCTCTACCTGACCACAGCGCAGCACGGGCAACCTCAATGCGAGCTTTCCCTACCTGCTGTGGAAGTACCTGCCCTTGGCGG aacCAAGAAGATGAATGGGTCTCTGGACCACCCAGACCAGCCCGACATTGATGCTATAAAGATGTTTGTGGGTCAGATCCCCCGGACGTGGTCAGAGGATCAGCTGCGTGAGCTGTTTGAGCCCTATGGTGCAGTTTATGAAATCAATGTTCTTCGGGACAGGAGTCAGAACCCCCCACAGAGTAAAG GTTGTTGTTTTGTCACATATTACACCCGTAAATCTGCATTAGAAGCACAAAATGCCCTTCACAACATGAAGATTCTTCCAGGG aTGCATCATCCCATACAGATGAAGCCTGCAGATAGTGAGAAAAACAATG CGGTAGAAGACAGAAAGCTGTTTGTTGGAATGATTTCAAAGAAGTGCAATGAGAATGACATAAGGCTCATGTTTTCTCCATACGGCCAAATTGAGGAGTGCCGCATTCTGAGAGGTCCTGACGGACTGAGCCGTG GCTGTGCCTTCGTCACTTTCACAGCGAGACAGATGGCTCAGTCTGCCATCAAATCCATGCATCAGTCACAGACCATGGAG GGCTGTTCTTCTCCCATTGTGGTAAAGTTTGCAGACACGCAGAAGGATAAAGAACAGAAACGTATCGCCCAACAGCTGCAGCAACAGATGCAACAGCTCAATGCTGCCTCCATGTGGGGGAATCTTACAGGACTGAACTCACTAGGGCCACAGTATCTTGCA CTTTATTTGCAGCTTCTACAACAGTCTGCGTCCTCTGGAAATGCGCTCAACAATCTCCATCCAATGTCAG GTCTGAATGCCATGCAGAATCTGGCTGCATTGGCGGCGGCAGCAAGTGCTACACAGGCCACCCCCACAGGTAGCAGTGCTCTGACCACCTCCAGCTCCCCTCTCAGCGTCCTCACCAGCTCAG CGGGTTCCTCTCCCACCTCCAGTACTAGTTCTTCTGTGAACCCCATGGCGTCTTTAGGTGCTCTTCAGTCTCTTGCTGCGGGCGCTGGAGCAGGTCTCAACATGAGCTCCCTAGCAa GCATGGCTGCTCTGAACGGTGGTCTGGGCAGCGGAGGTCTCTCAAATGGTTCGGGCAGTGCTATGGAGGCTCTGACTCAGGCAGCCTATTCTGGGATCCAGCAATATGCCGCTGCCGCTCTGCCCAGCCTCTACAGTCAGAGTTTACTGTCCCAGCAGAACGTTAGTGCGGCTGGAAGCCAGAAGGAAG CAAGTCCCAATCAGAGCGCGG GCCCCGAAGGAGCAAACTTGTTCATCTACCATCTGCCACAAGAATTTGGTGATCAAGATTTGCTGCAGATGTTTATGCCTTTCGGCAATGTTATCTCTGCCAAGGTCTTTATTGACAAACAGACCAACCTTAGCAAGTGTTTTG GCTTTGTTAGTTACGACAATCCAGTTTCATCCCAGGCGGCCATTCAGTCAATGAACGGTTTTCAGATTGGAATGAAGCGGCTGAAGGTGCAACTTAAACGATCCAAAAATGACAGCAAGCCATACTGA